In the genome of Streptomyces sp. V2I9, one region contains:
- a CDS encoding helix-turn-helix transcriptional regulator, whose amino-acid sequence MSAGESSGSVVRRILLGSQLRRLRESRGITREAAGYSIRASESKISRMELGRVSFKARDVEDLLTLYGVADEAERDSLLGLAREANVAGWWHSYGDVLPGWFQTYIGLEGAASVIRIFEVQFVHGLLQTEAYAHAVVSRGLRGASSAEIDRRVALRLERQKALVSERAPAFHAVLDEAALRRPYGEREVMRAQLRHLIDMSERPNVTLQVMPFSHGGHAGESGSFTMLRFPESDLSDIVYLEQLTSALYLDKPEEVAQYEKAMTGLVQDSPGPDESRDLLRGLLQLI is encoded by the coding sequence GTGTCGGCAGGAGAGTCGAGTGGATCGGTGGTGCGACGCATCCTCCTGGGCTCTCAGCTCAGGAGACTGCGGGAGTCGCGCGGAATCACCCGTGAGGCGGCCGGCTACTCGATCCGGGCCTCCGAATCGAAGATCAGCCGCATGGAGTTGGGACGGGTGAGCTTCAAGGCCAGGGATGTCGAGGATCTGCTCACGCTCTACGGAGTCGCGGACGAGGCGGAGCGGGACTCCCTTCTCGGCCTGGCCCGCGAGGCCAACGTGGCGGGCTGGTGGCACAGTTACGGGGACGTGCTGCCCGGCTGGTTCCAGACGTACATCGGCCTGGAGGGTGCGGCCTCCGTCATCCGCATCTTCGAAGTCCAGTTCGTGCACGGTCTGTTGCAGACCGAGGCATACGCCCACGCCGTCGTCTCGCGCGGGCTGCGCGGCGCCTCGTCCGCCGAGATCGACCGCCGGGTGGCCCTGCGCCTGGAGCGCCAGAAGGCGCTCGTCTCCGAGCGTGCCCCCGCGTTCCACGCCGTGCTCGACGAGGCCGCCCTGCGCCGCCCGTACGGTGAACGCGAGGTGATGCGCGCCCAGTTGCGGCATCTGATCGATATGTCGGAGCGGCCGAACGTCACGCTCCAGGTCATGCCCTTCAGTCATGGCGGCCACGCCGGCGAGAGCGGTTCCTTCACGATGCTGCGTTTCCCGGAATCCGATCTGTCGGACATTGTCTATTTGGAGCAGCTGACAAGTGCGCTCTATCTGGACAAGCCCGAGGAAGTCGCGCAGTACGAAAAGGCCATGACGGGTCTCGTCCAGGACAGTCCGGGACCGGACGAGAGCCGGGATCTTCTGCGCGGTCTACTCCAACTGATCTGA
- a CDS encoding ATP-binding protein, with the protein MLEPLRQGLPPTDPSGVAGSASCALPACFEAVGGARKFTRSTLERWELGDRFDDVALVVSELVTNALRHALPVDAPQESQDPPVRLHLMRWASRLVCAVRDPSVESPVAGEAADSAESGRGLFLVECVSDSWGWYPSPVPRGELPSGPLYGKVVWALFRLPKKPEPTL; encoded by the coding sequence ATGCTCGAGCCGTTACGGCAGGGGCTTCCCCCCACCGACCCCTCGGGGGTTGCCGGATCGGCGTCCTGCGCTCTGCCCGCGTGTTTCGAAGCGGTCGGCGGCGCACGGAAGTTCACCCGGTCGACCCTGGAGCGGTGGGAGCTGGGCGACCGCTTCGACGACGTCGCGCTGGTGGTCTCCGAACTCGTCACCAACGCCCTGCGCCACGCGCTGCCCGTCGACGCGCCGCAGGAGAGCCAGGACCCGCCGGTGCGACTGCACCTGATGCGGTGGGCCTCGCGACTGGTGTGCGCGGTGCGCGACCCCAGCGTGGAGAGCCCGGTGGCGGGCGAGGCGGCGGATTCGGCCGAATCGGGCCGCGGGCTGTTCCTGGTGGAATGCGTCAGCGACAGCTGGGGCTGGTACCCGTCGCCCGTGCCGCGCGGAGAACTGCCGTCGGGGCCGCTGTACGGCAAAGTGGTCTGGGCCCTTTTCCGGCTTCCGAAAAAGCCGGAACCGACGCTGTGA
- a CDS encoding DUF397 domain-containing protein, producing MHDVYNGMAATELRGVVWQKSRHSNSQGSCVEFARLPGGDVAMRNSRHPDGPALVYTPAEIEALLLGVKDGEFDHLAAGA from the coding sequence GTGCACGACGTGTACAACGGCATGGCGGCCACAGAGCTTCGCGGAGTCGTCTGGCAGAAGAGCAGGCACAGCAACTCCCAGGGATCGTGCGTGGAGTTCGCGCGGCTGCCCGGAGGGGATGTGGCCATGCGGAACTCGCGTCACCCCGACGGGCCCGCGCTCGTCTATACGCCCGCGGAGATCGAGGCGCTGCTGCTGGGCGTCAAGGACGGCGAGTTCGACCACCTCGCCGCCGGCGCCTGA
- a CDS encoding FUSC family protein encodes MSWLRALKETARSGLEIERQRLEPLIALRGAAGLALVVGTSLVLFGPEIAASSAFGAFQAAIATFQRSWRPRPVLALVSGASLAVSTFVGYVSGAHVVLFLCLLGAWTFLAGLAWAAGPTAGMIAASNVAIMLVTITLPTSVEDAAAHAGMIVVGGLVQAALIVLFPVRRWGAQRDALADALAAEADYARRLRHDPVAPFDPLPLMTARSAAAVTPRQARRRPAELHGARGVAERLRPVLASLADPAMGVPGDGLERLWVNELLGAAGSVLDAAARAVRSGEPVHLSATDLGVLKTPDNDVILVGPARRAADRLAALLDDVLEIAEGTGTDSGIPTDLAPDTRQRPTLPQLVPVVLAAMRRELHHGSPILRHAIRVAVVAVSGYFVGEAVPLGHGYWAPMTAVMVMRPEFSQTYSRAAGRFGGTLIGVGLATAIVQTAHPGARLSALLAVVCAGLMYLLMRTGYAVGQVCVSAYVVFLLGMAGGDWSQTVTERIVLTLVGGLLAMFSYAVYPAWETPRLRTRLAEWLVADGRYAAAVVDRYADPAAREAEDVRAALIATREARVAWQEALATAQHEPVRHRGISRAAATDAQHALAQLGRSAMVLEAHLPSRSADPVPGAAQLAEALRGATEKAARAVRERRLPDWQPVADAVAHWDMPTPTEDGTTPVGDPVVRRGAALLLEALEEFTRALDEKGGSTRVSSTLAEG; translated from the coding sequence ATGAGCTGGCTCCGGGCGCTGAAGGAGACCGCCCGCTCGGGGCTGGAGATCGAGCGGCAGAGGCTGGAACCCCTCATCGCCCTGCGCGGTGCGGCCGGTCTCGCCCTCGTCGTCGGCACGAGCCTCGTGCTGTTCGGGCCGGAGATCGCGGCCAGCTCCGCGTTCGGCGCGTTCCAGGCCGCCATCGCCACCTTCCAGCGCAGCTGGCGGCCACGCCCCGTCCTCGCCCTGGTCTCCGGCGCCAGCCTCGCCGTCTCGACCTTCGTCGGCTACGTCAGCGGCGCGCACGTCGTGCTGTTCCTCTGCCTGCTCGGCGCGTGGACCTTCCTCGCCGGGCTCGCCTGGGCGGCGGGGCCCACGGCCGGCATGATCGCCGCGTCCAATGTCGCGATCATGCTGGTGACGATCACCCTGCCCACCTCCGTCGAGGACGCCGCGGCCCACGCGGGGATGATCGTCGTCGGCGGCCTCGTGCAGGCCGCACTCATCGTCCTCTTCCCGGTCCGCAGATGGGGCGCGCAGCGCGACGCGCTCGCCGACGCCCTGGCCGCCGAGGCCGACTACGCCCGCCGGCTGCGCCACGACCCGGTCGCCCCCTTCGATCCGCTGCCCCTGATGACCGCCCGCAGCGCCGCCGCCGTCACCCCGCGCCAGGCCCGCCGCCGCCCCGCCGAACTGCACGGGGCCAGGGGCGTGGCCGAGCGGCTGCGCCCGGTGCTGGCCTCGCTCGCGGACCCGGCGATGGGGGTGCCCGGCGACGGCCTGGAGCGGCTGTGGGTGAACGAGTTGCTGGGCGCGGCCGGATCGGTCCTGGACGCCGCAGCGCGGGCCGTCCGCTCCGGCGAACCGGTCCACCTCTCCGCCACCGACCTGGGCGTGCTGAAGACCCCCGACAACGACGTGATCCTCGTCGGACCCGCCCGCCGCGCCGCCGACCGGCTCGCCGCGCTGCTCGACGACGTCCTGGAGATCGCGGAGGGCACCGGCACCGACAGCGGCATCCCCACCGATCTCGCCCCGGACACCCGGCAGCGGCCCACCCTGCCGCAGCTCGTCCCGGTGGTGCTGGCCGCGATGCGCCGCGAGCTGCACCACGGCTCCCCGATCCTGCGGCACGCGATCCGGGTCGCGGTGGTCGCCGTCTCCGGGTACTTCGTCGGCGAGGCCGTCCCCCTCGGCCACGGCTACTGGGCCCCGATGACCGCCGTGATGGTGATGCGGCCCGAGTTCTCGCAGACGTACTCCCGTGCCGCCGGCCGGTTCGGCGGCACCCTGATCGGGGTCGGGCTGGCCACCGCGATCGTGCAGACCGCCCACCCCGGCGCCCGGCTCTCCGCGCTCCTCGCCGTCGTCTGCGCCGGGCTGATGTACCTGCTGATGCGCACCGGCTACGCGGTCGGCCAGGTCTGCGTCTCCGCCTACGTCGTCTTCCTGCTCGGCATGGCCGGGGGCGACTGGTCCCAGACGGTCACCGAGCGCATCGTGCTGACACTGGTCGGCGGGCTCCTCGCGATGTTCTCGTACGCCGTCTACCCGGCGTGGGAGACCCCCCGGCTGCGCACGCGGCTGGCCGAGTGGCTGGTGGCGGACGGCCGGTACGCGGCCGCGGTGGTCGACCGGTACGCGGACCCGGCCGCGCGGGAGGCCGAGGACGTCCGGGCCGCCCTGATCGCCACGCGCGAGGCCCGCGTGGCGTGGCAGGAGGCGCTGGCGACCGCCCAGCACGAACCCGTACGCCACCGGGGCATCTCCCGCGCCGCCGCCACGGACGCCCAGCACGCGCTGGCCCAGCTCGGCCGGTCCGCCATGGTCCTGGAGGCGCATCTGCCGTCCCGGTCGGCCGACCCCGTTCCGGGCGCGGCCCAGTTGGCCGAGGCGCTGCGCGGGGCGACGGAGAAGGCCGCCAGGGCGGTACGGGAGCGGCGGCTGCCCGACTGGCAGCCGGTGGCCGACGCGGTGGCCCACTGGGACATGCCCACGCCGACGGAGGACGGCACGACCCCGGTGGGCGACCCGGTCGTGCGCCGGGGCGCGGCGCTGCTGCTGGAGGCGCTGGAGGAGTTCACCCGCGCCCTCGACGAGAAGGGCGGCTCCACCCGCGTCAGCAGCACCCTCGCGGAGGGCTGA
- a CDS encoding bifunctional 3'-5' exonuclease/DNA polymerase produces the protein MTERWAVAAVDGGGALLAPLAGDGTPAGPVVAEPDLVEAVRSRPEVVRWVWRSTAEIYPRLLAAGVRVERCYDIECAELLLLGHAGRLGEPRSAAAALARLDAAPVPPDPPARSAEPGAQSSLFEPPAGAGVPFDGLLRVYADQVRRHDAAEHPDRMRLLTASESAGMLVAAEMHRAGLPWRADVHREVLDGLLGERYAGGGEPRRLAELADQVSAAFGRRVRPDLPADVVKAFAQAGMPVRSTRRWELAELDHPAVEPLIAYKKLYRIWTAHGWSWLQDWVRDGRFRPEYQPGGTVSGRWTTNGGGALQIPKVIRQAVVADEGWRLVVADADQMEPRVLAAISRDRGLMEVAGHDGDLYKALSDRAFSGDRDHAKLALLGAIYGQTSGDGLKNLAALRRRFPLAVAYVDDAARAGEEGRVVRTWLGRTSPPVVSAGQDEEAGIPQEDPEGSGDAGGAGTGSGSAGGTARARGRFTRNFVVQGSAADWALLLLAALRRSLHEQGLRARLVFFQHDEVIVHCPAEESPAVVEAIRAAGELAGRTAFGRTPVRFPFTTAVVERYADAK, from the coding sequence ATGACCGAACGGTGGGCGGTGGCGGCCGTGGACGGGGGCGGGGCGCTGCTCGCGCCGCTGGCCGGGGACGGCACGCCCGCCGGCCCCGTCGTCGCCGAGCCCGACCTGGTCGAGGCGGTGCGCTCCCGCCCCGAGGTGGTGCGGTGGGTGTGGCGCTCGACCGCCGAGATCTACCCCCGGCTGCTGGCCGCCGGGGTCCGGGTCGAGCGGTGCTACGACATCGAGTGCGCCGAACTGCTGCTGCTCGGGCACGCCGGGCGGCTCGGGGAGCCCCGGTCCGCCGCCGCCGCGCTGGCCCGGCTGGACGCCGCGCCGGTGCCGCCGGACCCGCCCGCCCGGTCCGCCGAACCGGGCGCGCAGTCCTCCCTCTTCGAACCGCCGGCGGGGGCCGGGGTGCCGTTCGACGGGCTCCTGCGGGTCTACGCGGACCAGGTGCGCCGGCACGACGCGGCGGAGCACCCGGACCGGATGCGGCTGCTCACCGCGTCGGAGTCGGCGGGCATGCTGGTGGCCGCCGAGATGCACCGCGCCGGGCTGCCGTGGCGCGCCGACGTGCACCGGGAGGTGCTGGACGGGCTGCTGGGCGAGCGGTACGCGGGCGGCGGCGAGCCCCGCAGACTGGCCGAGCTGGCGGACCAGGTCTCGGCGGCCTTCGGCAGGAGGGTCCGCCCCGATCTGCCCGCCGACGTGGTGAAGGCGTTCGCGCAAGCCGGGATGCCGGTGAGGTCGACCCGGCGGTGGGAGCTGGCGGAGCTGGACCATCCGGCGGTCGAGCCGCTGATCGCGTACAAGAAGCTGTACCGGATCTGGACCGCACACGGCTGGTCCTGGCTCCAGGACTGGGTGCGCGACGGCCGCTTCCGCCCGGAGTACCAGCCGGGCGGCACGGTCAGCGGCCGCTGGACGACCAACGGCGGCGGGGCCCTCCAGATCCCCAAGGTGATCCGGCAGGCCGTCGTCGCGGACGAGGGCTGGCGGCTCGTCGTCGCCGACGCCGACCAGATGGAGCCCCGTGTGCTGGCGGCGATCTCCCGCGACCGGGGGCTGATGGAGGTGGCCGGTCACGACGGCGACCTCTACAAGGCCCTCTCCGACCGGGCGTTCTCCGGCGACCGCGACCACGCCAAGCTGGCGCTGCTCGGGGCGATCTACGGCCAGACCTCCGGGGACGGGCTGAAGAACCTGGCCGCGCTGCGCCGCCGCTTCCCGCTGGCCGTCGCGTACGTGGACGACGCGGCGCGGGCGGGCGAGGAGGGGCGCGTCGTGCGGACCTGGCTCGGCCGCACCAGCCCGCCGGTCGTCTCGGCGGGCCAGGACGAGGAGGCGGGCATCCCCCAGGAGGACCCCGAAGGCTCCGGGGACGCCGGGGGCGCCGGGACCGGGTCCGGGTCCGCGGGCGGTACGGCACGGGCGCGGGGGCGCTTCACCCGTAACTTCGTGGTGCAGGGCAGCGCGGCCGACTGGGCGCTGCTGCTCCTGGCCGCTCTGCGCCGGTCGCTCCACGAGCAGGGGTTGCGGGCCCGATTGGTGTTCTTCCAGCACGACGAGGTGATCGTCCACTGCCCGGCCGAGGAGAGCCCCGCCGTCGTCGAGGCGATCCGCGCGGCGGGCGAACTGGCCGGACGGACGGCCTTCGGGCGGACGCCGGTGCGGTTCCCCTTCACGACGGCGGTGGTGGAGCGGTACGCGGACGCGAAGTGA
- a CDS encoding carbohydrate-binding protein translates to MTPRRDNHPAPHDPSASEEAPGDRRQISRKGLLKAALVASAVPLLAGGGVALARDAASTGNGPLALTPECDDGDDPTPPQMEGPYFKPNSPRRTSLVTPNTPGVPLTVSGYVFGRACRPISGALLDFWQADTNGAYDMAQFNFRGHQLTGADGSFSLTTIVPGLYPGRTRHIHVKAQAPGGRILTTQLYFPNEPRNNTDALFDPRLLMNVRNVGNGRQGSFDFVLDVAQTPKPTDPPTDPPTEPGTSWAAGTSYRAGDRVTYGGVAYRCLQAHQAISGWEPPNVPALWERG, encoded by the coding sequence ATGACCCCACGCAGGGACAACCACCCCGCCCCCCACGACCCGAGCGCCTCCGAGGAGGCGCCGGGAGACCGGCGGCAGATCAGCCGCAAGGGTCTCCTGAAGGCAGCGCTCGTCGCGAGCGCGGTCCCCCTCCTCGCCGGAGGAGGCGTCGCGCTCGCGCGGGACGCCGCCTCCACCGGGAACGGGCCCCTGGCCCTCACCCCGGAGTGCGACGACGGCGACGACCCGACGCCGCCGCAGATGGAGGGGCCGTACTTCAAGCCCAACTCACCCCGCCGCACCAGTCTGGTGACCCCGAACACCCCCGGCGTCCCGCTCACCGTGAGCGGCTACGTCTTCGGCCGGGCCTGCCGTCCCATCTCCGGGGCCCTGCTCGACTTCTGGCAGGCGGACACGAACGGGGCTTACGACATGGCCCAGTTCAACTTCCGGGGGCATCAACTCACCGGCGCGGACGGCTCGTTCAGCCTCACCACCATCGTGCCGGGTCTCTATCCGGGCCGTACGCGCCACATCCACGTGAAGGCGCAGGCGCCCGGCGGGCGCATCCTCACCACGCAGCTGTACTTCCCGAACGAGCCGCGCAACAACACCGACGCGCTGTTCGACCCGCGGCTGCTGATGAACGTCCGCAACGTCGGCAACGGACGCCAGGGCTCCTTCGACTTCGTCCTGGACGTCGCCCAGACGCCCAAGCCGACCGATCCGCCCACCGACCCACCCACCGAGCCGGGGACCAGCTGGGCCGCCGGCACCTCCTACCGCGCGGGCGACCGCGTGACCTACGGCGGGGTCGCCTACCGCTGTCTTCAGGCGCACCAGGCCATCTCGGGCTGGGAGCCGCCGAACGTCCCCGCGTTGTGGGAACGCGGGTAG